The Papilio machaon chromosome 2, ilPapMach1.1, whole genome shotgun sequence genome segment ATTATAGCATTCTACTGTATGCTTTATTGCTACTAAAGTCACatgagtaataaaatattaaagcgcTACTCTGGTACGCTATGGCGCGGCGTCTGTTTCGCCCGACTGTAACCCTTTGTAACCTTACATAAAACgcttattcaaaagttttttttttacttcatccaatatttattatgctttaaaaatttaattcaacaatTTTGTACCCACtactgtttattattattggaacgaagttccttatcgcgcgttgtgaaagggggctagacggaaaaaattcttacgaaaagttgtcacgacactttttgctatagtaagtatgttaacgacgaatgagcgctacttcaccatggcaacgacgtgacaatatataacgaaaattcatagaaataaaatgtacttcttgtgaagacttaagttttttattcatagaataaacattggttccttcactaattaatcgaaaggaacttcgttccatccgggtgtcccttgacacctctcaagttttttttattttaagaaccGAACCGaaccttatattattttttttatgaaagttCACCTTACTTAAGCTATTAGCTTGACTTATCACAGAATATGTAGGCTCACTTAAAAAGAGCTCGAAGGAAATGGAATTTCATTACCTAATCATTTTCGCATAAGAACAcgtgtttttgtaaaatcaataaagaACGAGaacttaaaaatagtttacgtTTACAGCTCGGCGTCAACGGATATTCGTTTATCGTGAGCAATAACGGATATCTTCTCCTGCATCCTCTGTTAATTACATCGGtaagtaaactttaattacatttatcgGGGTGTTTGCCATAGATCCTATCGTCCCAACGGGGCGTGGCCAAGTGATATCAAATATCCATTGATAATAATGTTTGCCAAACGATGCTTTGAAGCCAATAACCAAAAAGGTACACACCACTTAAAACAACGATTCCGCACCGCTTTACCTATACTTCTACTCCGTTGTATATGTGTGCCTACTTTATAGAATATTATCACGTTTAAATGTATCTTTACAAGATTACGCATATTTCGGTGTTTGTATTGTCTACGCATACCTCTACGTACTACGGCGTAGTACATTGTAGAATTTTGTGAACATTGAAGAAAActatgaaacaattttatcgtTAAGCATCTATGTTCCACAGGAGATCTTATCGATTTTAAAAGTGAGAAGTCCTCAATTAGTATTTTTCTTCATACTAGGTAATCGTGTTGTTTATACGAAAAATCTTTATAGATAAACGGTAACCTGCAAACAAACTACAACAGCGTGGATTTCGTGGAGGTGGAACAGGTTGATGACGGTAAGGGCCCGCGCGAGCTCGGCGACGAGATAAAGTCACTCAGGGAACACCTCGTGAATGGCGATGAGGGGAAACAGACCGAGGTTAAGGTCCTCTTCCATTACGACAACATGAGGTATGAACTGACATACACCTGTCATTATGTATGtctaaggatttttttaaaataacaatttgaatTATGTTAAACCTTATACAGGAGGATAGCTCGCGTGAAGCACGACTACTTCTTCAACAAGCTGGTGGGCACGCCGTTCTCTATGGGCATCTCGCTGCCCGGAGGCTACGGCGACACTGAGCTGCTGCTCAAGGACAACCCACTGGAGGCCAAGCAGGGCCTTGAAGTCACCGGCATTAATGTTACCAGctactttaattttagttaccGAGTACACCCCGATTGGTGAGTTTGAATTCATTAAAGGAGCAATTTCTCTCCTTCTCTCTATAtcttcttctttcttcttATTACTTAACCTCCAACTAATTAAGACACATAAAATCAGTAATGGTTGTTAGTTTCCGGATGGATCAGGGGTAAGCTTATCGCTATAAATCGTACAtcataaatctaaaattattgttgtttgcagggtttattgtaaatatcatTACCTAGAGGGACACGAGTCAGAAAACTCGGAGATCGAGATGTACAAATTCTTAGTCAACATTTCAAAGAACGAGCTTAACATTACGAAGAAACAATACCGCGAAGACACTGAGAGCAGCAACTTCGATTTTGAAAGTGAGTTATAAGTTCTTTCCCAGAAGTATTCACAGTTAAAGCAATACTTTTATATCACTTActacgtttttaattttaaatataatccaAAGTGATTCCGTTTCAGAGCACTGCGGAGATGAAAGAGAACAATTAGGTAAAGACGACTACTACTGCAATGAAGATTTGGTAAAACAATTGGTGTTCGACGCGAAGCTGACCACCCCGTACTTCGCCACGTGGCACGCGACGAGCGAGGAACGTAAGCTGGCCAACGAATACAAAGTCAACGTGCGCTTTATAGCGACATCCAGTGGCCTTACGCGGTGGCACTACATTAATGATGATTCTAAAAACGAGAAGGTCACAGAACAAGGAGAAAAGAGCAGAACATTTGACGGCCAGCaagtatctttttaattagtgAATTAATTAATGGTTGATGCTAAAgactaatttattataacaaagacCTTATATGTAAGTCTTATTAATTCCTTTATCTGATTTCAGAGTATTCGGTGACCTTTACCCGAAAGCTATTGAAGAGACGTGGTACAAAGCGGCCGTACTCCAGCACTTGATCAACGCAGAGTCGCTAGTAGTAGCTACCAACTTGCCAGTTCTCGATAAGACAATTATCAACAAACCGAAAGTTGCCAACAGCGACGGCGATATCACGATCACCGCGAGCTACGCCATATTTTACAAGGACGGTAATTCGGAAACACCAGCCTCTGTTGTTGGAATCCAGTTCGTTTATTCTGGATTCTACAAGAAGTTCCTGGAAATCACCAACACAACGAGCGTTAGTTTacgtaaatttttaaagtataataatataaatcgcATTTAAAGATTTACGCAATTTACATATCGCAAAATATCTATAATTGAACACTTTGAGGCCACAAGATTTGATGAAAGACAACGGGAcagatgaaattaaatataatcttgTAAAATTGGAAAGAATAAGGTCTACTTCGTCTGTTCTGCACGaacagaataatttttaacgaaCTGTATTCTAAGTAATCGTTTACAATAAACAATGTTTCTTTTGCAGGAGTTCTCATGCACTGACCAGAAGTATGACTGTTACGTTATAGATAGTTCAGGTTACGTTGTGTTAGCCCATGACAAGGACGATGTCGGCAGGTTCTTCGGCGCTATACATCCTCATGTGCTGCAGTCGTTTATTGAGAAGAACATATACGAGCATGTCGACGTCTTCAACTACCAAGCCCTGTGCCCGCTCTCTGCTTTGCCAGATTTACCGAGTAACGCTTGGATATTTAGTACGGTATGTGACTTTAGAATCTTTAAATTGTGTGAGATAATAAGAGCACTTCTCAAATCGTGtacttttttgttgtaaaaagtCCATTATGGTTTAAATcacattaattacaatttcattGAGGACTATTTATTTTCAGCCCTTCAACTCGATTACAAATTTCATGAGATGGTTGACAgcagaattatttttgatactaTTTGACGTTGTAAATTGGGAGCGTAATGTGTATGTTGCTGGGCAAGATGAAGGtaagtgttttaatacttattaattctattaatatttgagctgtatttatttgttaattaatcaTTATGTCTGCTGTCTGCAACACAGGTACAACGATTCCGCCAGTCGAAGACGAAATAGAGGGAAGTAAAAACAAAGACGATGATAGTCTTTTCTCCTGTGATCATCGCATTAGTCTGTACATTCTGAACCAAAGTTACTTCTTGGATTCCATTGGTCCATCACCAGCTGTGGTGGAGGACGAAGAGGGGGAGTGTCATCCACCGTATTGGGCCGCATTGGTTACGAAGACCAACTTACTCCTTGTGGTCGTGGAGCGAGGACCCTGGCATTTTACGGACTCCTGTGAAAAGCCCCCCGACACGGAACCAGTGGCGACCTCTAACTCCACCACCAATTGGG includes the following:
- the LOC106709294 gene encoding voltage-dependent calcium channel subunit alpha-2/delta-4 → MRCVGFVLVLTFFVLSEISTAWRADVVKLWATDLGEDLWKLSESLTKSDQIRIKYKQMNASVKKKDGKQILESSLRSVSTMLTRKINAVKCIHRTAERLAREFNYSLVNEHYMFKYCSAKYSEFYKEGETEPIVPSQIPIFAENKTHYMKISLEKDSHFYDINVNTNLSCIHVPTNIYFKEHEALKAILWSKDLNDIFINNYKSDPSLSWQYFGSSSGIMRFYPGMPWNMEKIDTYDCRVQSWYIEAATCSKDVIILFDVSGSMTGFKNYVARSTLKSLLDTLSNNDYVNVFTFKKDVSQVVKCFDGLVQATLENKKTITNTLEPIEGEKKHNVPLEGNANLTMAYITAFTTLKERRQHCNVTSTQGCNQLVMVITDYVPGNLTEVFEEHNRETVDGKTYIPVRVFTYLIGKEVTNVREIQWMACLNRGYFVHIHSVEEVQQQVLKYINVIARPMILEGREPPPTWTHAAIDYTRTTEWNVSIDAKKPDEDKLVTSVAIPAFDYKYNEDHNDARLLGVAGTDVPIDSIAKLAQPHQLGVNGYSFIVSNNGYLLLHPLLITSINGNLQTNYNSVDFVEVEQVDDGKGPRELGDEIKSLREHLVNGDEGKQTEVKVLFHYDNMRRIARVKHDYFFNKLVGTPFSMGISLPGGYGDTELLLKDNPLEAKQGLEVTGINVTSYFNFSYRVHPDWVYCKYHYLEGHESENSEIEMYKFLVNISKNELNITKKQYREDTESSNFDFEKHCGDEREQLGKDDYYCNEDLVKQLVFDAKLTTPYFATWHATSEERKLANEYKVNVRFIATSSGLTRWHYINDDSKNEKVTEQGEKSRTFDGQVFGDLYPKAIEETWYKAAVLQHLINAESLVVATNLPVLDKTIINKPKVANSDGDITITASYAIFYKDGNSETPASVVGIQFVYSGFYKKFLEITNTTSEFSCTDQKYDCYVIDSSGYVVLAHDKDDVGRFFGAIHPHVLQSFIEKNIYEHVDVFNYQALCPLSALPDLPSNAWIFSTPFNSITNFMRWLTAELFLILFDVVNWERNVYVAGQDEGTTIPPVEDEIEGSKNKDDDSLFSCDHRISLYILNQSYFLDSIGPSPAVVEDEEGECHPPYWAALVTKTNLLLVVVERGPWHFTDSCEKPPDTEPVATSNSTTNWAPCHKLELGQLPRRRLEDCFTYHDKERNITACGIGSIIRADPPAFLLSATMAFFITAMLLR